Proteins from one Impatiens glandulifera chromosome 2, dImpGla2.1, whole genome shotgun sequence genomic window:
- the LOC124928201 gene encoding uncharacterized protein LOC124928201 yields MDPKRLVVSTPKSPNPTQLQKQNKTSKQPTPSHDVSTLQPVSSAGLDTQSARPETFNNRALVLEDPIPTHPTSNVADHDDIRAEDGIASVCKSSKTYIEVNGENFIPDILKDIHRIVTGYWRGPYLNWNQVPEDIKNTWWEHFTEMFEWDLVSEGDVNKLFKKKAGTKIRNFITRAKAAMKKPPHVTLEDWAQMKINFEEPKYSEKCTKAKGHRHDYTSNGGATYCGGSITAEEHQRRLARELGRLPTILETFEKTFKKKDGTWSGSRAAEVVETFSQLHETQNSVQLEERKTDTELWMEAAGSSTSGRVFGIGYMGRKQVYQDNRSSTKLSLEVNTLKETVTELKLENSEKQKEVENCKLEINTLKDQFAEMIQLMKKNGQPTPLTNTTPEGGDV; encoded by the exons atggatcCTAAACGACTAGTTGTCTCTACTCCTAAATCACCAAACCCGACTCAActccaaaaacaaaataaaacatccAAACAACCAACTCCCAGCCATGATGTATCAACTCTCCAACCAGTATCATCTGCTGGTTTGGACACTCAATCAGCCCGGCCAGAAACATTCAACAATCGTGCACTCGTCCTTGAAGATCCAATCCCAACTCATCCAACCTCAAATGTTGCTGATCATGATGATATAAGGGCGGAGGACGGGATAGCTAGTGTTTGTAAATCTTCTAAGACGTACATCGAGGTTAATGGAGAAAA CTTCATTCCAGATATCTTGAAAGATATACATCGGATAGTAACGGGATATTGGAGGGGGCCGTATTTAAATTGGAATCAAGTGCCGGAAGACATTAAAAACACATGGTGGGAACATTTTACG GAGATGTTTGAGTGGGATCTAGTCTCAGAGGGGGATGTAAACAAACTTTTTAAGAAGAAGGCGGGTACGAAGATAAGGAATTTCATAACTAGGGCAAAAGCAGCAATGAAGAAGCCACCACATGTCACACTGGAAGACTGGGCGCAAATGAAAATTAACTTTGAAGAACCTAAATATTCAGAAAAGTGCACTAAAGCTAAAGGACATAGACACGATTACACGTCAAATGGTGGGGCGACGTATTGCGGTGGTTCCATAACGGCGGAAGAACATCAGAGAAGATTA GCACGGGAACTGGGAAGACTCCCAACCATTCttgaaacatttgaaaaaaCGTTTAAGAAAAAAGATGGTACTTGGAGTGGGAGCAGGGCAGCAGAAGTTGTG GAAACTTTTAGTCAGCTCCATGAAACACAGAATTCTGTTCAactagaagaaagaaaaaccgACACTGAATTGTGGATGGAGGCGGCTGGATCGAGCACTAGCGGGCGGGTGTTTGGAATCGGATATATGGGTCGAAAACAAGTGTATCAAGATAATCGTTCCAGCACCAAGCTAAGTTTGGAGGTGAACACTCTGAAGGAAACAGTGACTGAATTGAAGTTGGAGAATTCAGAAAAACAGAAAGAAGTTGAGAATTGTAAGTTGGAAATCAATACACTCAAAGACCAATTCGCCGAGATGATtcaattaatgaagaaaaatggacAACCTACTCCCCTAACAAATACAACTCCGGAAGGCGGAGACGTATGA